Proteins from a single region of Xyrauchen texanus isolate HMW12.3.18 chromosome 7, RBS_HiC_50CHRs, whole genome shotgun sequence:
- the LOC127646751 gene encoding transcription factor MafAa-like, with protein MATDLAMSADLPNSPLAIEYVNDFDLMKFEVKKEPPEAERYCHRLPPGSLSSTPLSTPCSSVPSSPSFCAPSPGSQPGQNLVNGVNNNHNNNNNGGGNNNNTTQNSSGKAQLEDLYWIPNYQHHISPEALNLTPEDAVEALIGNAHHHHHHHQPYDGFRGQQYVGEDLSAATNGHHHPVHHHHHHHHGHHGHARLDDRFSDEQLVSMTVRELNRQLRGFSKEEVIRLKQKRRTLKNRGYAQSCRYKRVQQRHMLESEKCTLQSQVEQLRQDVARLIKERDLYKDKYEKLASRTFNGGGGGNTRDPSNGTHGKTTSTEFFM; from the coding sequence ATGGCCACCGATCTCGCCATGAGCGCAGATTTGCCCAACAGCCCTTTGGCTATAGAATATGTCAACGACTTCGACCTCATGAAGTTTGAGGTCAAGAAAGAGCCCCCGGAGGCCGAGCGCTATTGCCACCGCCTTCCCCCGGGCTCGCTGTCCTCTACTCCGCTCAGTACACCCTGCTCCTCCGTGCCTTCCTCGCCCAGTTTCTGTGCTCCAAGTCCCGGGTCGCAGCCTGGTCAGAACCTCGTTAATGGCGTCaacaacaaccacaacaacaataacaacggtggcggcaacaacaacaacaccaccCAAAACTCCTCGGGCAAGGCACAGCTGGAAGATCTCTACTGGATTCCAAACTACCAGCATCATATCAGTCCAGAGGCCCTCAACCTGACACCCGAGGACGCAGTGGAAGCGCTCATAGGGAACgcgcaccaccaccaccatcaccacCAGCCCTACGATGGATTCCGCGGTCAACAATACGTTGGAGAAGACCTCTCGGCGGCCACGAACGGTCACCACCATCCGgtgcaccaccaccaccaccatcaccacGGCCACCATGGGCACGCGCGCCTCGATGACCGCTTCTCAGACGAGCAGCTGGTGAGCATGACGGTGCGCGAGCTCAACCGGCAGCTGCGAGGCTTCAGCAAAGAAGAGGTAATCCGTCTCAAGCAGAAACGGCGAACCTTGAAGAACCGGGGCTACGCGCAGTCGTGCCGCTACAAGCGCGTGCAGCAGCGGCACATGCTCGAGAGCGAAAAGTGCACGCTTCAGAGCCAGGTGGAGCAACTCAGGCAAGACGTGGCGCGCCTGATCAAAGAGCGGGACCTGTACAAGGACAAGTACGAAAAGCTGGCGAGTCGAACCTTTAACGGCGGCGGTGGCGGTAACACTCGGGACCCGTCCAACGGCACTCACGGCAAAACCACTTCCACGGAATTCTTCATGTGA